The following is a genomic window from Candidatus Hydrogenedentota bacterium.
ATGGTGTCGATCACAATACTTTTTTCCCGCGAGACAAGGAGGACGCGCAGCGAGCAGTTTGCCCCAAGTATGCCATTCGCCCTCCCTACATACTCTACCTGTCGCGCATCGAGCATCCTGGAAAGAACCACACGCGACTGATTCAAGCCTTCGCGCACCTGAAGCAACGCACATCGCTTCCCCATCAACTCGTTTTGGCGGGGTGTGATTGGACGCGCGCTGAGGTCGTGCATCAGGTGTGTCAGGATATGGGACTTGGAGATAATGTACGTTTCACCGGCTTTGTCGAGGCCCAGGACCTTCCAAGCCTGTATTGTGGTGCAGAACTGTTTGTCTTCCCTTCGCTTTTTGAGGGTTTTGGCATGCCTATCGCGGAAGCCATGGCCAGCGGTGTTCCTGTTGCCTGCTCAAACTGTAGCTCCCTGCCGGAGATCGCGGGAGATGCCGCGGCGTATTTCGATCCCGGTGACGTGACGGACATCGCCAATGTGCTCCTGGAAATGATTGACAATCAATCTGCGCGTGAGCGCTGCATCAATTCAGGCAGGGCGCGGGCGGCGCAGTTTCAGTGGTCCTTTGCCGCAGATAGAACGATTGAAGAATTGATTCACGCGGTCACCGAGTCTGCATGAGACGGCAAGTTATCTGAGACCCGGGGAAATCGAGTGATTCGGGAGTAAACATCGAGGTTAGCGGGCTCCCGAAACCGTTTTGAAAGGATGCGCCATGAACGTACTTTTCATTTCGAGTCTTCAGGTTTACTGCAGCGTTGAGAAACCGCTCTACAATCAGAATGCATTAAGCCTTGGCGTTTCCTACATTTCATCCTACCTGAAGCGGGCCGGCCATGAGACACGTATGTTTGTAATGACCCGGGATACACCGAGGCGCGACCTCGACCGCGCCATCGATGAGTTTAAACCCGGACTTATCGGGTTCACGGCAATCTTCAGTGAATTTGCGTTCATACGAGAGGTGGGAATGTACGTCAAGGAGCGTCATCCTGAAATCTACCTGATGGCAGGTGGGCCGCACGTATCTTTGAATCCTGAGATCGCAATTCAGGATGCTTTCGACGCGATTTGTATCGGCGAGGGAGAAGCCGCTTCACTTGAGCTGGTTAATCAGCTTCAGCAGGGACGGAGTCCCTCTGGAATTCAGAATCTCTGGATAAGGCAGAATGGCAAGATTGAAAAGAATCAGACACGGCCTTTTGAGCAAGACCTTGACGCGCTGCCATTTCCTGACCGCGACATGTGGCAGGAATGGATTGACGATCCCGTTACGGTTCCTTGTATCTTGCTGGGCCGGGGCTGTCCCTATACGTGTACCTATTGCTGCAATCACGCGCTGAGAGCGCTCGCGCCGGGTAACTATGTCCGTTTTCGTTCTCCTGAGAACGTGCTGGAAGAAGTCAAGGAATTTTCAGCAAGAAATCCCGCGGTGTCACACATCTATTTCGAGGTTGAGACGATTGGCGCCAAACCCCATTATGCCGAAGCCCTATGTTCGTGCTTGAATGCATACAATCAGGAGCGCAAAGCGCCACTGACATTTTCGGTCAATCTGCGTATCCATCCGAAGAAGGATTTTGGCCCATTCTTTGCCACTCTCAAGACGGCACATTTTACGTCGGTCAATATAGGTCTCGAATCGGGAAGTCCTCGTGTCAGAAAAGAAGTGCTTCGGCGCACGTACTCAAACGACGACGTAAGGAGCGCAGTGCGTGCTGCGAAAGAGAACGGATTAAAGGTTCATCTCTATGTGCTTATCGGATTGCCGGGAGAGACCCTGGAGGAGTTCCGGGAAACGATTGAATTGACGAGGGAATGTGAGCCAGATTTCTACTATCTCTCCATCTTTACCCCGTATCCGGGGACCGTGCTCTGTGACAAATGCAAGGAGATGGATCTTCTGGAAAACGAGCTCGATATGACGCTGGAGCGTCGCAGAGCCGTTCTTGACTTGCCCGGATTTTCGCGGCGCCAGATTCAGCGTGAGTATCTTTTGTTTGCCTACAGGGTGTACAAAGGGAAATGGCCCATCAATGCCATATTCAGGAAGGTAGTCGGGACGTGGCTGCGCACCAGTGCCGTCCTGTATCGATGTTACCGCATCCTGATGCGGCGACCTAGAGTTCGCGATTTCATGAGGAGCGTCGGGTGGCAGTGGGGCTGAGTGCCATCAGGGAGATTCTGGCGACCGGCGCTTTCCTCGCTCAGGCACAGAATCTGCGATTACCGCTTGATAGATGTTAAGCAGCCCATTTGTAACGTTGTCCCATGAATACCGTTCGACCGTCTCGCGACCTGAGGCGGCAAGGGCAAGTGCCCGTTCCGTTGTCAACGATCCGTAGGCACGAAGGAAGTCCACGATATCATCCGCCTCGAAGAGCAGGCCGTTCGTTCCATCCTTCACAAAGTCTGGAATTCCGCCGACACGGCTGGCAATCACGGGACATCCTGCGGCCCACGCCTCCAGTACGACAATGCCAAACGGTTCATGAACGGAGGGTAAAACAAATACATCAGCCGCATGGTAGGCATCGACGAGCATTGGGTCTTCTGGCGTCAGGCCGGGGACGACAGTCACGGCGTCTTCCAACCCGTTTTCACGCGCACATCTTGTCAGGTTGTTCCAGTAGTCTTCGTTGTTCACGGAACCCACGAAGGCGATATGGATACTGGGATCGCTCCGGCGAAGGTCGGGAAGTGCTTTGACCAGGAAGAGCTGGTTCTTTTGGGGGGCGATCCGCGCCACCGTCAATAGCAGGCGAGCGGACTCCGGGATGCCGTGCGCCTGCCGAAACCGCTGGCCATCGCCGCGTGCAAAGTACTCTACATCGACGCCATTGGGCAGGTACTCTATGCGCTTACCGGGGAAGCGCTCTTGGGCTAACCTCTGTTCCTGCCGACCGACGCAGAATAGTGCTGCTGCATCGTCCAGCACACGCCTGGAGCCCACGCACCACCCCAAGATCTTACCCCATTCGAAGGCGTTGTCAGCAGGAGCCATCAAGGCGCTCTCTTCCTCCGCTGGCAAGTCATAGATGCCCCCGTGCAAGGTAATGACGTAGGGGATGCGTCTCCACTTGGACACCGTCCGCACGATGCCCCCAAGTCTCTTGCCAGTATGCAAATGGAAAAGGTCAATATTCGGAATTTGCATGAGCGTGTGCATTAGAGAAAAAGAGAAGAGGTTTCCCCCCACCTTGTCGAGCTTCAATCGCGCCTCGCTTCCGAGGTTCCAATACGGGTAGAAGTACCCTAGTCTCTTTACGCGTACTCCGCCGATTTCCTCCTCATTTCTGGAACTCAGAACGGCGGGACACACGACTTCGAATTGGTTCCCTGCTGCCTGGATTCGGCGTCCGGTTTCCAGCACATACGTCTCGATGCCGCCCCAGTCCTCACGAACGAAACGACGCGGCACTGCCACGACATGAATGCCTACGCTCATCTCAATCACCCTCGGGAGCCACGCTGTGTTTCGGCGACGCGTATCGATCCACATCCCAAACTGTAGCGGTTCGGAAATCTGGTTCGTAACACTTCCTCATCTTTACGGGTCTGACAGCGGCATGCCAAAATCGGGTTTGTCCGCTCGACGCCCCAGTATCCATTCATAGACTTGCAGGACCTGCCGGGCTTTGGCTTCCCATGCAAAACATTCCCTCACTCGCCGGCACGCGCTCTCTTGCATGCTGAGTATCCGAGACGGTTCACAGACAATTTGCTCAAGTATATCTCGCAATCTAGTGACTACTTCTGCTCGATTTCCCATCTTAACGAGAAAACCGGTCTTCGCAGTTACCAATTCGGCGGGGCCTGCGTAGTCGAGGACGATTGGGACAAGTCCAAGTGCCATGGCTTCGATTACAACGCCGCCTCCGAAGTCGCGAATGCTGGGAAAGGCAAATACCTGCGACTGTGCCAGGCGGTCATGCAGTTTATCGTGGTCGAGCCATCCCTCCATCTTTACGCCAAAGTCAATTCCGGCCCGATCGACTAAAGCTCGCAGTCGCGGCATTTCTGGCCCATCGCCGATTATGTCCACCACTATTTTCTTCTCCTTTACAAGGGGTGCGGCAGCCTCAAGCAACATGTCCACCCCCTTGAGGGGGACCAACCTGCCGACAAACGCCACTCGCAGTGGGCGCTCGATAGGGCCTTGGGAACCTGGCTTGAATTGGCCGACATCAATTCCGTTCTCAGGGATGTACACGCACTTGTGCCGGTAGAGTTCGGGTATCTGCTGCCAAGTGAACCGCGCTCCAACGATAATTGCGGATGCATGTGTGCGTGTCGCGCGATAGCCAGGTAACAGCTTGTGAAGGGGGCGCAAAAGAGAAATCCACTCTCTCTCTCTCTTGCGAATCTCATCGAATCCATCGGGCCAGGGAACACCCCCATTAATGGGTCCCAGGATAAAAGGCACGCCCGCCTTGTGGCATCTGGTCGCAAGGATACTCGGAATGGTTGGA
Proteins encoded in this region:
- a CDS encoding glycosyltransferase family 4 protein → MTDSYAGRTMKVGILTFACDAGLSGIGQYLIRLLREFPQTAADLQFEVIGFHDELEAFLPAGHPYTTHVVCTLWKNPILNITWQNTVLPALCQKRRYDVLFLPAANRRLPLWLPCPTVGTVHDFSSIHVSGKYDPLRDFYIKQVLPFLIRRLTRVIVVSECTKQDVVQYARCLEERVQVILHGVDHNTFFPRDKEDAQRAVCPKYAIRPPYILYLSRIEHPGKNHTRLIQAFAHLKQRTSLPHQLVLAGCDWTRAEVVHQVCQDMGLGDNVRFTGFVEAQDLPSLYCGAELFVFPSLFEGFGMPIAEAMASGVPVACSNCSSLPEIAGDAAAYFDPGDVTDIANVLLEMIDNQSARERCINSGRARAAQFQWSFAADRTIEELIHAVTESA
- a CDS encoding B12-binding domain-containing radical SAM protein, with the protein product MNVLFISSLQVYCSVEKPLYNQNALSLGVSYISSYLKRAGHETRMFVMTRDTPRRDLDRAIDEFKPGLIGFTAIFSEFAFIREVGMYVKERHPEIYLMAGGPHVSLNPEIAIQDAFDAICIGEGEAASLELVNQLQQGRSPSGIQNLWIRQNGKIEKNQTRPFEQDLDALPFPDRDMWQEWIDDPVTVPCILLGRGCPYTCTYCCNHALRALAPGNYVRFRSPENVLEEVKEFSARNPAVSHIYFEVETIGAKPHYAEALCSCLNAYNQERKAPLTFSVNLRIHPKKDFGPFFATLKTAHFTSVNIGLESGSPRVRKEVLRRTYSNDDVRSAVRAAKENGLKVHLYVLIGLPGETLEEFRETIELTRECEPDFYYLSIFTPYPGTVLCDKCKEMDLLENELDMTLERRRAVLDLPGFSRRQIQREYLLFAYRVYKGKWPINAIFRKVVGTWLRTSAVLYRCYRILMRRPRVRDFMRSVGWQWG
- a CDS encoding glycosyltransferase family 4 protein produces the protein MSVGIHVVAVPRRFVREDWGGIETYVLETGRRIQAAGNQFEVVCPAVLSSRNEEEIGGVRVKRLGYFYPYWNLGSEARLKLDKVGGNLFSFSLMHTLMQIPNIDLFHLHTGKRLGGIVRTVSKWRRIPYVITLHGGIYDLPAEEESALMAPADNAFEWGKILGWCVGSRRVLDDAAALFCVGRQEQRLAQERFPGKRIEYLPNGVDVEYFARGDGQRFRQAHGIPESARLLLTVARIAPQKNQLFLVKALPDLRRSDPSIHIAFVGSVNNEDYWNNLTRCARENGLEDAVTVVPGLTPEDPMLVDAYHAADVFVLPSVHEPFGIVVLEAWAAGCPVIASRVGGIPDFVKDGTNGLLFEADDIVDFLRAYGSLTTERALALAASGRETVERYSWDNVTNGLLNIYQAVIADSVPERGKRRSPESP
- a CDS encoding glycosyltransferase, giving the protein MPRIRVLLIAESANPEAPSVPLVGWSHSRALAELADVHLVTQLRTRDAIVRAGLVEGRDFTAIDSSRVLEPMFKVGEFFRGGARKKWTVFSAKGWATHTAFSALSYYYFEYLVWARFRVHIQAGEFDLVHRLLPLSPTIPSILATRCHKAGVPFILGPINGGVPWPDGFDEIRKREREWISLLRPLHKLLPGYRATRTHASAIIVGARFTWQQIPELYRHKCVYIPENGIDVGQFKPGSQGPIERPLRVAFVGRLVPLKGVDMLLEAAAPLVKEKKIVVDIIGDGPEMPRLRALVDRAGIDFGVKMEGWLDHDKLHDRLAQSQVFAFPSIRDFGGGVVIEAMALGLVPIVLDYAGPAELVTAKTGFLVKMGNRAEVVTRLRDILEQIVCEPSRILSMQESACRRVRECFAWEAKARQVLQVYEWILGRRADKPDFGMPLSDP